The Pseudalkalibacillus hwajinpoensis DNA window GCAACCATTCAATCAAAATAGTAAAAATCATTACACGAAGTTTATGCGGTATGATATAGTAGTACGTAAAAGCGTCAAAGGATATTGGAGGAGATAGGATGAGATACTTAACAGCAGGAGAATCACACGGACCACAATTAACAACAATACTTGAAGGGCTTCCGTCAGGGCTTGAATTACTTGCGGAAGATATTAATACAGAGCTTGCGAGACGCCAATTGGGCCATGGTCGCGGACGGAGAATGCAAATCGAGAAAGATCAGGTCCAGATTCTAAGCGGTATTCGCCATGCGAAATCGACTGGAGCGCCAATAGCGCTGGTTGTTGAAAATAAAGACTGGACGCACTGGAAAAATTACATGGGCGCTGAACCTTTAACAGAAGAGCAAGAAAAGAATATGAAGCGCCAGATCTCACGTCCACGACCGGGACATGCTGATCTGAACGGGGCGATTAAGTATGGTCATCGTGATATGCGAAATGTACTTGAGCGTTCTTCTGCAAGAGAAACAACTGTACGTGTTGCGGCTGGTGCTGTAGCAAAGAAATTATTAAAAACGCTAGGTATTCATGTGGCGGGCCATGTTCGTATGATCGGTGGCGTAGAAAGTAGTTATGACGGAGGTATGTCTCTTACAGAGATGCAGCGTGTTTCAGAAGAATCGCCGGTTCGAAGCCTTGATGAAGTAGCCGGTCAAAAAATGATGGAAGCGATCGATGATGCGAAGAAGAACGGTGACTCAATTGGTGGCATTGTTGAAGTCGTAGTTGAAGGGTTACCTGTTGGTCTTGGTAGTCACGTTCATTACGATCGCAAGCTGGATTCAAAAATTGCAGGTGCGATCATAAGTATTAATGCATTCAAAGGTGTGGAATTCGGTATTGGATTTGAAGCGGCGAGGAAACCAGGGAGTGAAGTGCATGATGAAATCGAGTGGTCAAAGGAAAAAGGATACACTCGTAAAACGAACCGCCTC harbors:
- the aroC gene encoding chorismate synthase, which produces MRYLTAGESHGPQLTTILEGLPSGLELLAEDINTELARRQLGHGRGRRMQIEKDQVQILSGIRHAKSTGAPIALVVENKDWTHWKNYMGAEPLTEEQEKNMKRQISRPRPGHADLNGAIKYGHRDMRNVLERSSARETTVRVAAGAVAKKLLKTLGIHVAGHVRMIGGVESSYDGGMSLTEMQRVSEESPVRSLDEVAGQKMMEAIDDAKKNGDSIGGIVEVVVEGLPVGLGSHVHYDRKLDSKIAGAIISINAFKGVEFGIGFEAARKPGSEVHDEIEWSKEKGYTRKTNRLGGFEGGMTTGMPIVVKGVMKPIPTLYKPLQSVDIDTKEPFSASIERSDSCAVPAASVVAENVVAWEVAASILEKFGHDRMEEIAEAMDRYKSYSQEF